A genomic stretch from Aedes albopictus strain Foshan chromosome 2, AalbF5, whole genome shotgun sequence includes:
- the LOC109623423 gene encoding uncharacterized protein LOC109623423 — protein sequence MENKNSKINSDHDMEYERQLLASPEDDAIVNAAEIKVSETSVADRIKRPATSPYTGDDKRQRVLLRNQLKIAIKRENGDVDETYFRALCGYIFDRQQQLSGDFYPTFYNSGHTQGLGWFSACDENSLSWLKTTLGEIKNTGAIKDFSVLPYAPITPLRRIILSVPHFPRLEKDGADKIMKMITRLNGNINTNYWKVSKILPPENGMRSIIMGIDEQSVTALENQGCKLFYGLGQISVKIYSKMNTE from the exons ATGGAGAACAAAAATTCAAAGATCAATTCG GACCACGACATGGAATACGAGCGTCAACTTCTTGCATCACCGGAGGATGACGCCATTGTCAATGCAGCCGAAATCAAGGTTAGCGAGACTTCGGTCGCTGATAGGATCAAACGTCCAGCGACATCCCCGTACACCGGTGATGACAAGAGACAACGCGTACTCCTTCGTAACCAGCTtaaaattgcaatcaaacgagAAAACGGCGATGTGGACGAAACATATTTCCGCGCCCTGTGTGGCTACATTTTCGATAGACAACAGCAGTTGTCTGGGGATTTCTACCCTACTTTCTACAACTCAGGGCATACGCAGGGCCTCGGCTGGTTCAGTGCATGCGATGAGAATAGCCTTTCTTGGTTGAAAACCACATTGGGTGAAATCAAAAATACCGGTGCAATTAAGGATTTCTCTGTTTTGCCCTATGCTCCCATCACACCGTTGCGTCGAATAATTTTATCTGTTCCGCATTTTCCGAGACTGGAAAAAGATGGGGCAGATAAAATTATGAAAATGATTACACGGTTGAATGGGAATATAAACACCAACTACTGGAAAGTAAGCAAAATCTTGCCTCCGGAAAATGGGATGCGCTCCATAATAATGGGAATCGATGAACAATCCGTAACTGCACTTGAAAATCAAGGATGTAAACTTTTCTATGGCCTTGggcaaatttctgtaaaaatttatTCTAAAATGAATACTGAATGA